A window of the Ostrea edulis chromosome 1, xbOstEdul1.1, whole genome shotgun sequence genome harbors these coding sequences:
- the LOC125664260 gene encoding E3 ubiquitin-protein ligase TRIM71-like, whose product MHPRRSAQEVLLCDLCETVPLQSHCELCNINLCVNCAGKHVSDSSKRHKVVPFLHRKSTTNYPKCPKHADKQCEMYCEKCDVPVCSTCVTSGKHKGHDISDVLEKLSAKTESLQKDLEELESRIYPRYEEMASDVQTEKSELETKYGKLTTAADQQGEALHREVTAIVNQRKSDIQEMKNKHLDALNKNTDEITQRITELRKIIEDLKKILNTKDVSLTSTYKSRNGEFRQLPPKVRVTLPSLSPQKINTEKLREMFGSLSPLSINTEQGYTMKSAEAVSSPPVKPLLDEPRVTATINSGYRHGLFSVSCLSEDQVWTCGDNETMKLLNLQSKLLTSIQTKSGNKPTDIAVTRDGDLVYTDGNNINLIKNKQIQTVITLQGWRSRNVCCTAANDLLVTMDSDDRKPSKVVRYSGSTEKQSIQFDDQGRPLYSSGGYKYLSENKNLDICVADYRASAVVVVNQSGKLRFRYTGHPSNTKQSFDPRGITTDSQSHILTANYHHHRIHILDQDGQFLRYIHCDLELPWGLCVDIRDNLFVAESRTAKVRKIQYL is encoded by the coding sequence ATgcatccccggcgcagtgctcaggaagtcctactgtgtgacctctgtgaaactgtccccctacagagtcactgtgaactttgtaatataaatctatGTGTTAACTGTGCAGGAAAGCATGTCTCAGACTCGTCTAAACGACACAAAGTCGTGCCCTTTTTACACAGAAAATCTACTACTAACTACCCGAAATGTCCAAAACACGCCGACAAACAATGTGAAATGTACTGTGAAAAATGTGACgttcctgtctgttctacctgcgtcacctcaggtaaacacaaaggtcacgatatatcagatgttctggaaaaactcagcgctaaaacagaaagtttacaaaaagatttagAGGAACTAGAGAGCAGAATTTATCCccgatatgaagaaatggcgtcCGATGTCCAAACTGAGAAATCCGAGTTAGAAACGAAATACGGGAAACTGACAACAGCTGCCGACCAACAAGGAGAAGCCTTACACCGGGAGgtcaccgccattgtcaaccagcgAAAATCCGACATCCAGgagatgaaaaataaacacCTGGACGCGctaaataaaaacacagatgAAATTACACAGAGAATTACAGAACTTAGAAAGATCATTGAGGACCTGAAGAAAATACTGAACACCAAGGACGTCTCTCTAAcgtctacttacaaatctaggaatggTGAGTTCCGACAATTACCTCCTAAAGTCCGAGTCACATTACCGAGTTTatctcctcagaaaataaacacagaaaagctccgtgaaatgtttggttctttgtcgccattatccattaacacagaacaaggctacacaatgaagtcagcagaagctgtatcgtctcctccagtcaaaccactgcttgatgagccgcgcgtcaccgccaccataAACTCTGGGTATAGACACGGACTAttcagtgttagctgtctgagtgaagatcaagtctggacatgcgGGGATAACGAAaccatgaagctgctcaacctccagagtaaactactgacatcaatacaaaccaagtcagggaacaAACCAAcagacatagcagtgacacgggacggagatcttgtttatactgatgGTAACAATATAAACctaattaagaataaacagatacagaccgtgatcacactacaggggtggagatCTCGCAatgtctgctgtaccgcggctaacgatctcctggttaccatggacAGTGATGATAGAAAACcatccaaagtcgtgcgttactccggctccacagagaaacaaagcattcagtttgatgatcagggtcgtcctctctactcaTCTGGTGGTTAtaaatacctcagtgagaacaagaacctggatatctgtgtggctgactatagagctagtgcagtagtggtggtcaatcagtcaggaaaactccgatttagatacactggtcatccctctaataccaagcAATCATTTGATCCAcgcggcatcactacagacagccagagtcacatcctgacagcaaaCTATCACcatcaccgtatccacatcctagatcaggacggacagttcctccgttacattcactgtgatttagagcttccatggggtttatgtgtggacatcagagacaacctctttgtggctgagtctCGCACTGCTAAAGTGaggaaaatccaatatctataa